CTCAACAGGAAGAAAACAAGAAATTGAGCAACATTAGGATGCTTCTCTTTATAATTTGTCCAAAACTTGAGTACCCCTGTATGTGTCTTTTTTGTTGTTACTTTTTCTATACTCATTTTACCTCTCCCTTGTCACTTCGGCCACATAAATTATTCACCTTTAGCCAACTTTAGCATTTTACTTCTTTCTCTCAGAAAGTGGCGCGTTCCTTTAAAAAACTGTCCATTGACAATTAACAAGATACCATCAAGCATTGGCATATTGATGACGCCCCCTGTCATTCGTGACACACCTCTAAATGGCATATGATAGACAGACATCATGATAAGATTAGCCAATTCTCGCTTGCCGATTCTCCGTAAAAACCAATGAGCAAAGGAGATTGTTCGATAACTAAATCTCGCAAACCAACCTTTCGCATATTGACACTGCGCAATTGTATCGTTATACCCTAACGGCTTTGTTCTGTCCCACGTGGTTACCGGCACTTCCCCCCCTAATAATGCTTCAAATTCAGCTTCCGTCACGTTATTTGCTTTACCAGAATAATAGGATGGAAGCTTTTCTTTGTCATATGGAAGTGGTGCATGTGTCCCTTCAACAAAAAGAGAATGTTCTAGTCGACAATCCGTACTTGAAGCTCCAACAATAATGGTATAAGTTGCTTCTTCAATTTCCCACTGGTTTGTTTTCACATTAAAATAGCGAAATGTCTTATCATCAAAAGGAATCGTCACGGATTTTGTTTCTCCAGGATTTAAAAATACTTTTGTAAAGCCTTTTAATTCCTTTTTCGGTCTAAAAATAGCGTCAGATTGGCACGTGACATACATTTGGGCAATTTCCATCCCAGCAACATCCCCTGTATTTGACAACGCAAATGTAACACCGTCGTTATCAACTTGAATACCAGAATATTCAAAGGTTGTATAGCTTAGGCCAAATCCGAATGGAAAACGGACATTGACATTTGCCGTGTCATAATAGCGATACCCGATATACATGCTTTCACGATATTCCACACTCACTTCTTTTCCTGGGAAATGATGATAAGCCGGTGTGTCCTCATATCGGAGTGGGTATGTTTCAGCTAGCTTACCAGAAGGGTTTACTTCTCCTGTTAACACTCTAAGAATCGCTTGAGCGCCTGCTTGACCACTTAAATAACCGTGTACTAACCCTTTTACGTTATCGATCCACGGCATTTCGATTGCGGCTCCACTAGAGAGTATGGCGACTATATTCGGATTCACTTGAGCTATCGCCTGTAATAACGCCACTTGGTTTGCCGGCAATGCCATCGTTTGTCTATCAAGCCCCTCCGCTTCTGTCGCTTCGTCTAGACCAATATACAAAAGAACCACATCTGCTTCTTTGGCAAGTTCACACGCTTTCGTGATTTTTTTCTTATTTTTCTTTCCATAACGTTCAAAACCTGGTTCATAGCAAATGTTAACTAACTCAGAAGCATCTAAACTTTCCAGCGTATTATCTAAAATCGTCGGGTTGACAATCGATGAACCTGCTCCCTGATATCTTGGGTTCTTAGCAAAATCGCCTATCGTTACCACTTTCGTCCCTTTTTTTAACGGCAACAAATTCCCTTCATTTTTAAGAAGGACGATGGATTCTTCCGCTACTTCTTGAGCAACTTTATGATGCTCCTTCACATTAAATTCTTCAGAGTACGACTTACTATACACGTCTTCTGTTGTATAAATTAAATCAAGTATCCGATCAACACACTCATCTAATACAGCCTCTTTGATTTTGCCACTTTCAATTGCTTTAATAATGTCTTGATTTGTTTCTCCAGCTGTTGTGGGCATTTCCAATTCATTACCTGCTAGTAATCCTGCCACACGATCGTTACTTCCACCCCAGTCAGTGACAACGACGCCATCAAAATCCCACTCATCTCGTAGAATCTCGCGCATTAAGTGGATGCTTTCATTTGTGTAGGCGCCATTGACCATATTGTACGAGGACATAACCGTCTTTGTTCGGCCTTCTTTAATCGCGATTTCAAAAGCTGTTAAGTAGATTTCTCTTAACGTTCTTTCGTCTACGATGGTGTCAATAGACATACGCCTTTCTTCTTGATTATTCGCCGCAAAGTGTTTCACACATGCTGAAATACCGTGAGATTGAATGCCTTTAATATAACCAGCCGCTAGTTTACCTGTATGGTATGGATCTTCACTAAAGTATTCAAAATTTCTTCCACACAATGGGTCCCTTTTCATGTTAATACCGGGGCCAAGCAAGACGTTTACTTTCTGCGCGACTGCTTCTTCACCGAGATACTGGCCGATTTTCTCTCCTAGTTTTACATTCCAACTATTCGCAACCGTAGCGGCAGTTGGAAAGCATGTTGCTGGAAGACTCTC
The DNA window shown above is from Salipaludibacillus agaradhaerens and carries:
- a CDS encoding beta-glucosidase; the protein is MKYKEIINKMTLEEKASLMSGKDFWTTQEIERLGINSIFLADGPHGIRKQAEAADHLGLNESLPATCFPTAATVANSWNVKLGEKIGQYLGEEAVAQKVNVLLGPGINMKRDPLCGRNFEYFSEDPYHTGKLAAGYIKGIQSHGISACVKHFAANNQEERRMSIDTIVDERTLREIYLTAFEIAIKEGRTKTVMSSYNMVNGAYTNESIHLMREILRDEWDFDGVVVTDWGGSNDRVAGLLAGNELEMPTTAGETNQDIIKAIESGKIKEAVLDECVDRILDLIYTTEDVYSKSYSEEFNVKEHHKVAQEVAEESIVLLKNEGNLLPLKKGTKVVTIGDFAKNPRYQGAGSSIVNPTILDNTLESLDASELVNICYEPGFERYGKKNKKKITKACELAKEADVVLLYIGLDEATEAEGLDRQTMALPANQVALLQAIAQVNPNIVAILSSGAAIEMPWIDNVKGLVHGYLSGQAGAQAILRVLTGEVNPSGKLAETYPLRYEDTPAYHHFPGKEVSVEYRESMYIGYRYYDTANVNVRFPFGFGLSYTTFEYSGIQVDNDGVTFALSNTGDVAGMEIAQMYVTCQSDAIFRPKKELKGFTKVFLNPGETKSVTIPFDDKTFRYFNVKTNQWEIEEATYTIIVGASSTDCRLEHSLFVEGTHAPLPYDKEKLPSYYSGKANNVTEAEFEALLGGEVPVTTWDRTKPLGYNDTIAQCQYAKGWFARFSYRTISFAHWFLRRIGKRELANLIMMSVYHMPFRGVSRMTGGVINMPMLDGILLIVNGQFFKGTRHFLRERSKMLKLAKGE